The Bubalus bubalis isolate 160015118507 breed Murrah chromosome 16, NDDB_SH_1, whole genome shotgun sequence genome window below encodes:
- the LOC123464960 gene encoding olfactory receptor 1052-like, whose amino-acid sequence MADVNFTLVTEFILLGLTDHAELKVVLFLVFLLIYTISLVGNLGMFLLIQVTPKLQMPMYHFLSCLSFIDACYSSVFAPRMLLNFFVERETISFSGCILQYFSFVSLLTAEGFLLATMAYDRYMAIVNPLLYTVAMTKIVCVVLVIGSCVGGVINSLTHTIGLLKLSFCGPNVIRHFFCGLPPLLKLSCSDTSMNELLLLIFSGVIALITFMTVMVSYIFIVAAILSIRSAAGRHKAFSTCVSHLTVVTLFYGSVSFSYIQPSSQYSLEQEKVVSVFYTLVIPMLNPLIYSLRNKEVKDAVKRAKEMKHIPC is encoded by the coding sequence ATGGCTGATGTTAATTTTACACTGGTGACTGAGTTTATCCTTTTGGGACTGACAGATCATGCTGAACTGAAAGTGGTCCTCTTCCTGGTGTTCCTGCTCATCTATACCATTTCCTTGGTGGGTAATCTAGGAATGTTCCTTCTAATCCAAGTAACTCCCAAACTCCAAATGCCCATGTATCATTTCCTCAGCTGTCTGTCATTCATTGATGCCTGCTATTCGTCAGTCTTTGCACCCAGAATGCTGCTGAACTTCTTTGTGGAACGGGAGACAATCTCGTTCTCTGGATGCATTCTGCAGTACTTTTCATTCGTGTCTCTCCTTACCGCTGAGGGTTTCTTGCTGGCAACAATGGCTTATGACCGCTACATGGCCATTGTGAACCCTTTACTTTATACCGTGGCTATGACAAAAATAGTTTGTGTTGTTCTGGTCATTGGATCATGTGTAGGGGGCGTAATCAACTCCTTGACTCACACAATCGGCTTGCTGAAGTTGTCTTTCTGTGGGCCAAATGTCATCAGGCACTTCTTCTGTGGCCTGCCCCCGCTGTTGAAGCTGTCCTGCTCTGACACATCCATGAATGAGCTGCTGCTTTTAATCTTCTCTGGCGTTATTGCCTTGATCACTTTCATGACTGTGATGGTCTCCTACATCTTCATTGTTGCCGCTATCCTGAGCATCCGCTCAGCAGCAGGCAGACACAAAGCCTTCTCCACATGTGTGTCACACCTCACGGTTGTGACTCTATTCTATGGCTCTGTAAGCTTTAGCTACATTCAACCAAGCTCCCAGTATTCCTTAGAACAGGAAAAGGTGGTATCTGTGTTTTATACCCTGGTTATTCCTATGTTAAACCCATTAATTTATAGCTTAAGAAACAAGGAAGTGAAGGATGCTGTGAAAAGGGCTAAAGAAATGAAGCATATTCCTTGTTAA
- the LOC102415359 gene encoding olfactory receptor 1052-like, with protein MADVNFTLVTEFILLGLTDHAELKVVLFLVFLLIYTISLVGNLGMFLLIQITPKLQMPMYHFLSCLSFIDACYSSVFAPRMLLNFFVERETISFSGCILQYFSFVSLLTTEGFLLAAMAYDCYMAIVNPLLYTVAMTKIVCVVLVIGSCVGGIINSLTHTIGLLKLSFCGPNVIRHFFCDLPPLLKLSCSDTSMNELLLLIFSGVIALITFMTVMISYIFIVAAILSIRSAAGRHKAFSTCASHLTVVTVFYGSVSFSYIQPSSQYSLEQEKVVSVFYTLVIPMLNPLIYSLRNKEVKDAVKRAKEMKHIPC; from the coding sequence ATGGCTGATGTTAATTTTACACTGGTGACTGAGTTTATCCTTTTGGGACTGACAGATCATGCTGAACTGAAAGTGGTCCTCTTCCTGGTGTTCCTGCTCATCTATACCATTTCCTTGGTGGGTAATCTAGGAATGTTCCTTCTAATCCAAATAACTCCCAAACTCCAAATGCCCATGTATCATTTCCTCAGCTGTCTGTCATTCATTGATGCCTGCTATTCGTCAGTCTTTGCACCCAGAATGCTGCTGAACTTCTTTGTGGAACGGGAGACAATCTCGTTCTCTGGATGCATTCTGCAGTACTTTTCATTCGTGTCTCTCCTTACCACTGAGGGTTTCTTGCTGGCAGCAATGGCTTATGACTGCTACATGGCCATTGTGAACCCTTTACTTTATACCGTAGCTATGACAAAAATAGTTTGTGTTGTTCTGGTCATTGGATCATGTGTAGGGGGCATAATCAACTCCTTGACTCACACAATTGGCTTGCTGAAGTTGTCTTTCTGTGGGCCAAATGTCATCAGGCACTTCTTCTGTGACCTCCCCCCGCTGTTGAAGCTGTCCTGCTCTGACACATCCATGAATGAGCTGCTGCTTTTAATCTTCTCTGGCGTTATTGCCTTGATCACTTTCATGACTGTGATGATCTCCTACATCTTCATTGTTGCCGCTATCCTGAGCATCCGCTCAGCAGCAGGCAGACACAAAGCCTTCTCCACGTGTGCGTCACACCTCACGGTTGTGACTGTATTCTATGGCTCTGTAAGCTTTAGCTACATTCAACCAAGCTCCCAGTATTCCTTAGAACAGGAAAAGGTGGTATCTGTGTTTTATACCCTGGTTATTCCTATGTTAAACCCATTAATTTATAGCTTAAGAAACAAGGAAGTGAAGGATGCTGTGAAAAGGGCTAAAGAAATGAAGCATATTCCTTGTTAA